Proteins from a genomic interval of Sander vitreus isolate 19-12246 chromosome 6, sanVit1, whole genome shotgun sequence:
- the virma gene encoding LOW QUALITY PROTEIN: protein virilizer homolog (The sequence of the model RefSeq protein was modified relative to this genomic sequence to represent the inferred CDS: inserted 2 bases in 1 codon), with the protein MAGDTSTELLFLDTFKHQSAELTNVDVVRFPCGVLITEVRVIPPGIKAHSNIPDNRAFGETSPHAFQLELFFNNVTKPNNPTFHRLGSLEYDENKSIVFRPSGKVNTDGLVLRGWYTSLTVAVYGTAERSHGHDQASPPPPXPPPPPQQPSGQKRIVKQEWEKDDQYNGSPPRPAPRGPRTPPGPPPPDDDDEEQVQVTVGVVKEEPCEGRDDYLEAVSPERSLPADETYSDAEVEEEGEEEEEEEEPEEEEDARTEGSVLEEEEEEEEEDEGEDEEMEEGDDGYEQISSDEDDLDNGSFKLPTFDMDYTPEDLASVPPVQFDPYERELRPLLYFTPPYKTRFDTQLEKASVEEPRDPGGTEGSAGVEETEAVAQLKELLASIGNDRDVRWVTAVEEAPALLAKGLAYLIKQGEGEMEEPVGVLVQWALQALSMEIALTQPIALNLRQLKAGAKLASHLAECPQGLSVLLREGALGVLLELVQADHVSSTLKLSILRALGALTSTPAGAEAFLHAAESEKSGYQRLVHLFLREETVRVITAGNAILQKSHMYEVLVDLQSAAAAWSEPPQEEMEDAESPMEEEPSLSSSPVSEEELDRLAGVLEELHHLLETAPYCMVQPPVKAFPTTARITGPQERDDPYPALYRYMHACHFLESTAAVMSAAVAAGHLGVTQAVRELLRFLSLTQPGLLFLLAQPTPTNLLLRLLASMAEAESEETTFTGGEGGVTGPGFGEEGFGVWLMQALHALQGVSELMSHVATGGDGGAGLEEGDNPEVLGMLHALYLMTFTQTGRSAVAHVLSLDNNLSCLVTLLQHHSKDGQGEVKARKAVTYNYACMLVLLVAQSSNELRMMEQYAAPLLAIAKADDTNAKLQELSKWLEPLDKLRFEIGSIPILIDYIKQNVENVLTAEGTGLVAALRVLCHIACPPPAVEGQQRDLKWSLAGVQLFSGEGLDTCVRVLQKLCSLLLQPWRVHGHMGPTPQRCMILSICISTLRLLRTMLMELLRGGAFQFRDTRVASVLVTLHMIVCSIPASGRLDGEETRVQAVIVDILLTFTQGVNEKVTHTEETLASNTWSLMLKEVLASLLKAPEGLFSGLTLLSELLPLPLPMQSTQVISVQDVAVALNTRKLWSMHIRAQWKVFSEALRCVCATSCPPLLAMLRRTCVQLADLSSPTAILIMKTLLELLLEELQPAEGKGVCWGQVLRLLSLMDALVSQKACKSATLHLLSGSVSGDEQLADLFPLLLSLLVPPADHSLQQQQCSELVGTVLQSLCDQDISLVVSPPGESCVSEAEQLANALPGREMMSLVCNSLLEVLGNSESSVPLLLTCIRTLTFLTEHDYGLYHLKLALKKHGAGLCSLLKRLVFAFNKDSADLLSALLDFLRQILNTETMCVDEAQGSGEESAFSSPRLLSGSEMRALLQWEESESHPLPTLEKQITKLCKEDDSLETMLETVIVLRQTLETATDAPPAIDTEPILPAPETLAAQFNHRTVFILSEALDEQLKTLWFSPFQTDDIEADLDMVKVDLVGLAQECCPELDLKAELERSFLSEPSSPGHTKTPKGFRLGKHKHETFITSGKSDYIEPAKRAHIMAAPRGRGGRGGFGQNLNRPHDIFRQRKQNTSRPPSMHVDDFVAAEFKDITTPLGLLPPKRPPKSSPKPPTRGLFTGNRGRGTFHSQTRFFTPPQPKGVLLSGNYTRREGGRGSSWSGQVPAVTHRGTYSEPRGGQSNFTRGPLPSRQPPANPYRLAPRDRALRGRGGAGLSWLGGGGGGGSAGGGGGGGGGGGRGSQGSKFSGGGGSGGGRGRHVRSFTR; encoded by the exons gGAGACGTCACCTCATGCCTTTCAGTTGGAGCTGTTCTTTAATAAtgttactaaacccaacaaccCCACGTTCCACAGGCTGGGCAG TCTGGAATATGATGAGAACAAATCCATCGTGTTCAGACCCAGTGGAAAG GTGAACACAGACGGCCTGGTGCTGCGTGGCTGGTACACCAGTCTGACTGTAGCAGTGTATGGGACAGCAGAGCGCTCACATGGACATGACCAAGcctcaccccctcctcc cccaccccccccccctcaacaGCCAAGCGGGCAGAAGCGGATCGTGAAACAAG AGTGGGAAAAAGATGACCAGTATAATGGCAGCCCACCCAGACCAGCACCCAGAGGGCCTCGTACTCCACCTGGGCCTCCGCCCccggatgatgatgatgaagagcaGGTCCAAGTGACGG TGGGCGTGGTCAAAGAAGAACCATGTGAGGGCCGTGACGACTACCTGGAGGCTGTCTCACCTGAAAGATCACTGCCTGCTGATGAAACCTACTCAGATGCTGAAGTAGAGGAAGaaggcgaggaggaggaggaagaagaggagccggaggaggaagaagatgcACGGACTGAAGGGAGTGTtctggaagaggaggaagaagaagaggaggaagatgagggtGAGGACGAGGAGATGGAGGAAG GTGATGACGGCTATGAGCAGATTTCAAGCGACGAGGATGATCTGGATAATGGTAGCTTCAAGTTGCCTACATTTGACATGGACTACACTCCTGAGGACCTGGCATCTGTCCCACCTGTCCAGTTTGACCCGTATGAGCGAGAACTCAGACCCCTGCTCTACTTCACCCCTCCATACAAGACTCGCTTTGATACACAGCTTGAGAAGGCCAGTGTGGAGGAACCCAGGGACCCTGGTGGAACAGAAGGATCAGCAGGTGTAGAGGAGACTGAGGCTGTTGCCCAGCTGAAAGAGCTACTAGCTAGTATTGGAAATGACAGAGATGTCCGCTGGGTCACTGCTGTGGAAGAGGCACCTGCACTACTGGCCAAAGGGTTGGCTTATTTAATCAAACAAGGAGAGGGCGAGATGGAGGAACCTGTTGGAGTTTTAGTCCAATGGGCGCTACAAGCTCTAAGTATGGAGATTGCTCTCACACAGCCCATTGCTCTTAACCTCAGACAATTGAAAGCCGGTGCCAAACTAGCATCACACCTTGCAGAGTGCCCACAGGGCCTTTCAGTGCTGCTACGTGAAGGGGCCCTGGGTGTGCTACTGGAGCTGGTCCAAGCAGACCATGTCTCCTCCACACTGAAGCTCAGTATCCTGAGAGCTCTGGGTGCTCTGACCAGCACTCCTGCTGGTGCAGAGGCTTTCCTACATGCAGCAGAGTCAGAGAAGAGTGGCTATCAG CGTTTAGTCCATCTGTTCCTGCGTGAAGAAACAGTGAGGGTCATAACAGCTGGCAACGCCATATTACAGAAAAGCCACATGTACGAGGTACTGGTCGACCTGCagagtgcagcagcagcatggaGTGAACCACCGCAG gaggagatggaggatgCTGAGAGCCCTATGGAGGAGGAACCATCGCTAAGCTCCTCCCCTGTCAGTGAGGAAGAGCTTGATAGGCTGGCAGGAGTTTTAGAAGAGTTACATCACTTGCTAGAGACGGCCCCTTACTGCATGGTGCAGCCACCTGTGAAAGCCTTTCCCACTACTGCTAGAATAACAGGACCACAGGAGAGGGACGATCCATACCCAGCACTGTATAg GTATATGCATGCGTGCCATTTCCTGGAGAGCACAGCAGCTGTGATGTCAGCGGCTGTGGCAGCTGGCCACCTCGGTGTCACCCAAGCTGTCCGAGAGCTCCTCCGCTTCCTGTCGCTCACCCAGCCAGGTCTGCTCTTCCTTCTCGCCCAGCCCACTCCCACCAACCTGCTACTGCGTCTCCTGGCGTCTATGGCAGAAGCTGAGAGCGAGGAGACCACCTTtacagggggagagggaggtgtcACAGGGCCAGGGTTCGGTGAAGAGGGCTTCGGCGTGTGGCTGATGCAGGCGCTGCATGCTCTGCAAGGTGTATCAGAGCTCATGAGTCATGTGGCcacaggaggagatggaggagctgGGCTAGAGGAAGGTGACAACCCGGAGGTACTGGGCATGCTCCATGCGCTCTACCTGATGACCTTCACACAGACCGGGCGCAGTGCTGTGGCCCACGTTTTAAGCCTGGACAACAACCTGTCGTGTCTGGTCACCCTCCTCCAGCACCACAGCAAGGACGGACAGGG tGAGGTCAAAGCTCGCAAAGCAGTGACATATAACTATGCCTGTATGCTGGTGTTACTGGTAGCGCAGAGCTCTAATGAACTGCGGATGATGGAACAATATGCTGCCCCACTACTCGCCATAGCCAAGGCTGATGACACCAATGCCAAGTTACAGG AGCTTAGCAAATGGCTGGAGCCTCTGGACAAACTTCGCTTTGAGATTGGCAGCATTCCCATCCTCATAGACTATATCAAACAG AATGTGGAAAATGTGTTGACTGCTGAGGGAACTGGACTGGTCGCTGCTCTCCGGGTCCTTTGTCACATCGCCTGCCCCCCACCTGCTGTAGAAG GTCAGCAGAGGGATCTTAAGTGGAGTCTTGCAGGGGTCCAGCTGTTCTCCGGCGAGGGTCTGGATACTTGTGTGCGTGTCTTACAGAAGCTGTGCAGCCTGTTGCTACAGCCATGGCGTGTGCATGGACACATGGGCCCCACGCCACAGCGCTGCATGATCCTCAGTATATGTATCAGCACACTgcgattgttgcgcaccatgcTGATGGAGCTGCTACGCGGGGGAGCTTTCCAATTTAGGGACACTCGTGTGGCCAGTGTGTTGGTGACGCTCCACATGATAGTGTGCTCCATCCCTGCATCTGGACGTCTAGacggagaggagacaagagtgCAGGCAGTCATTGTAGACATACTGCTCACTTTCACGCAGGGTGTTAATGAAAAG GTGACTCATACAGAAGAGACTCTGGCCAGTAACACGTGGTCTCTGATGCTAAAGGAGGTTTTGGCCTCACTGCTGAAAGCTCCTGAAGGTCTGTTCTCTGGTTTGACGTTGCTGTCTGAGCTCCTGCCTCTTCCACTGCCAATGCAGAGCACTCAG GTGATATCAGTCCAAGATGTGGCTGTAGCCTTGAACACAAGAAAGCTGTGGAGCATGCACATACGGGCGCAGTGGAAAGTGTTTTCTGAGGcgttgaggtgtgtgtgtgccaccaGCTGCCCTCCTCTCCTGGCCATGCTGAGGAGAACGTGTGTTCAGCTGGCAGACCTGTCTTCACCCACCGCAATACTCATCATGAAgaccctgctggagctgctgctggaggagctgcagcc GGCGGAGGGGAAAGGTGTGTGCTGGGGCCAGGTCCTGCGTCTGCTTTCTTTGATGGATGCTCTGgtgtcacagaaggcttgtaagAGCGCAACACTGCACCTGCTGTCGGGGTCTGTGTCTGGAGATGAACAACTGGCCGATCTGTTCCCTTTGCTGCTGTCTCTCTTGGTTCCTCCAGCTGACCACTCCTTACAGCAGCAGCAATGCAGTGAACTAGTGGGGACGGTATTACAGTCACTGTGTGACCAG GACATTTCTCTGGTGGTTTCTCCACCTGGAGAAAGCTGTGTGTCAGAGGCTGAGCAGCTGGCCAATGCACTTCCAGGGCGAGAGATGATGTCATTAGTGTGCAACTCCTTGTTGGAAGTTTTGGGGAATTCAGAGAGCAGTGTTCCACTCCTTCTCACCTGTATCAGGACTTTGACATTCCTCACCGAGCACGACTATGGACTCTATCACCTCAAACT AGCTCTGAAGAAACATGGTGCTGGTCTATGCTCGCTGTTAAAGAGATTGGTGTTTGCCTTCAACAAGGACTCAGCAGATCTGCTCTCAGCTCTGCTTGACTTTCTCAGACAGATCCTCAACACAGAAACAATG TGTGTAGATGAGGCCCAGGGGTCCGGTGAGGAGTCTGCCTTCTCTTCTCCGCGGTTGCTGTCGGGCTCTGAGATGAGAGCTCTACTGCAGTGGGAGGAGTCTGAGTCCCATCCGCTCCCTACTTTAGAGAAACAGATTACG AAACTATGTAAGGAAGATGATTCATTGGAGACGATGTTGGAGACTGTGATTGTTCTGAGGCAGACGCTGGAGACGGCCACAGACGCACCTCCTGCAATTGACACTGAGCCCATTCTGCCAGCACCCGAGACACTTGCTGCCCAGTTTAATCACAG GACAGTGTTCATTCTGTCAGAAGCTCTGGATGAGCAGCTGAAGACTCTGTGGTTCTCTCCCTTCCAAACTGATGACATCGAAGCAGACCTTGATATg GTGAAGGTGGATCTGGTCGGGCTGGCTCAGGAGTGTTGTCCAGAACTGGACCTGAAGGCAGAGCTGGAGCGCTCCTTCTTGTCTGAGCCCTCCTCCCCTGGTCACACTAAGACTCCAAAAGGCTTCCGACTTGGCAAACACAAGCATGAGACGTTTATTACAAG CGGTAAATCAGACTACATTGAGCCTGCTAAGAGAGCCCACATAATGGCTGCTCCTCGAGGCCGTGGAGGTCGAGGAGGGTTTGGACAGAATCTCAACCGGCCCCATGATATCTTCCGCCAGCGCAAACAAAACACCTCCCGTCCTCCCAGTATGCATGTCGATGACTTTGTGGCGGCGGAGTTTAAAGACATTACAACCCCTCTTGGACTTTTGCCTCCCAAACGGCCCCCCAAGAGCTCCCCCAAACCCCCCACCAGAGGACTGTTCACTGGCAACAGAGGCAGAGGCACCTTCCACAGCCAGACTCGCTTTTTCACTCCACCACAACCTAAAGGTGTACTGCTGTCAG GAAACTACACTCGCAGAGAAGGAGGCCGTGGTTCATCATGGAGCGGCCAAGTTCCAGCTGTCACTCACAGAGGAACCTACAGTGAACCTCGCGGAGGCCAGAGCAACTTCACACGTGGACCGCTGCCTTCCAGACAGCCCCCAGCAA ATCCATATCGGCTGGCTCCACGGGACCGAGCCCTGCGAGGAAGAGGTGGTGCCGGGTTGTCGTGGCTTGGCGGGGGAGGAGGTGGCGGCAGCGCTGGAGGAGgcggtgggggaggtggaggaggggggagaggatCTCAGGGGAGCAAATTCAGTGGGGGTGGAGGAAGCGGAGGTGGGAGGGGCAGACATGTTCGCTCCTTCACCAGGTAA
- the rnf41l gene encoding uncharacterized protein rnf41l, with translation MGYDLERFVGYVNEGLLCCVCRDVLERPLQAPCEHAYCSACISSWLVHHHSCPEDRLPLDLGSLKPLYRYMRNDLNRLQIRCVNAGQGCEVVCSLESLHTHEDECEFAFISCSNTGCPVQVERRGLEAHLSECNFRSRECPNGCGHTLLSIDQSQHNCVAELRTEVEMLRAEMLCKVEEVKREMESRLDSQRRHMVQKESQLKNDVEELKDQLSRVVCDMRALLGAERLRRQELAEAELEKRELLELLRDLQPTRSQHPVEQASSDQHQGAQQQTYGWEPTRHQQREASLHASRLSLHSAQAINISGPPLSPQLGEGTRKGGTRSLTLDCIKRKSREVTVI, from the exons ATGGGCTATGATCTGGAGAGGTTTGTGGGCTATGTGAATGAGGGtcttctgtgctgtgtgtgtcgaGACGTGTTGGAGCGCCCCCTCCAGGCGCCCTGCGAACATGCCTACTGCAGCGCCTGCATCAGCAGCTGGCTGGTCCATCATCACTCCTGTCCCGAGGACAGACTCCCACTGGATTTGGGCAGTCTCAAACCACTGTACAG GTACATGCGTAATGACCTGAACCGCCTGCAGATACGTTGTGTGAATGCAGGGCAGGGTTGTGAGGTGGTCTGCTCCCTGGAGAGCCTGCACACACATGAGGATGAGTGCGAGTTTGCCTTCATTTCCTGCTCTAACACAG GTTGTCCTGTGCAGGTAGAGAGGCGGGGTTTGGAGGCTCATCTGTCAGAATGTAACTTCCGCAGCAGGGAGTGTCCCAACGGCTGTGGCCACACCCTTCTCTCCatcgaccaatcacagcataaCTGTGTAGCAGAGCTGCGCACAGAAGTGGAGATGCTCAG GGCAGAGATGCTGTGTAAGGTGGAGGAGGTGAAACGAGAGATGGAGTCTCGGTTGGATTCGCAGAGGCGACACATGGTGCAGAAAGAGTCGCAGCTGAAGAACGACGTGGAGGAGCTCAAG GATCAGTTGTCCCGTGTGGTGTGTGACATGCGAGCCCTGTTAGGAGCAGAGCGTCTGAGAAGACAGGAGCTGGCAGAAGCAGAGCTGGAGAAAAGGGAACTGTTGGAGCTCCTCAGAGATCTGCAGCCAACCAGGAGTCAGCATCCTGTCGAACAGGCATCCAGTGACCAGCATCAGGGAGCCCAGCAGCAGACATATGGATGGGAGCCGACAAGACACCAGCAGAGGGAGGCATCTTTACATGCCTCCAGACTGTCACTACATTCAGCTCAGGCCATAAATATATCAGGACCACCTCTATCACCTCAGCTGGGAGAGGGGACGCGCAAGGGTGGTACCAGGAGTCTGACTCTAGACTGCATCAAGAGGAAGAGCCGGGAGGTGACCGTCATCTGA
- the LOC144519675 gene encoding fibrinogen silencer-binding protein-like, producing MASSSVFLSSMVGKARSSNFTLSEKLDLLKLVRPHIRILEEHTNKHAVIVDKNKCWDTVAEQYNALGGDRPHRTAQGLRTLYKRLKESAKQEVMQRRHAQPEYRASISEPTLRIMEMIPHLFHHVPIHEKDALRRLIYSKHNSPVEHPGSSSSLAGLQDYSAAVPSIPHEVVQLNPEEDVKPPPDLPILSTRTEPGLDGDQEREGEQDLGSVHDYEASLSPVPSSVNIPLSNSPLPLGHDLYPNDIYPHHEPERFRPLHLAKEEHEMVLANHRKVAMYLEEKREGLKRKQDLEEELLRAKIKVEKLKAARLRHGLPIPL from the exons ATGGCATCCAGCTCTGTGTTTTTGTCCAGTATGGTGGGTAAAGCTCGATCCTCCAACTTTACCCTCTCTGAGAAGCTAGACCTGTTGAAGCTGGTCCGTCCTCACATCCGCATCCTGGAGGAGCACACCAACAAACATGCGGTCATCGTGGACAAGAACAAGTGCTGGGACACTGTGGCTGAGCAGTACAATGCTTTGGGAGGGGACAGACCCCATCGCACCGCTCAAGGCCTCAGGACCCTCTACAAGAGGCTGAAGGAGTCAGCCAAGCAGGAAGTGATGCAGCGGAGACACGCCCAGCCAGAGTACAGAGCAAGTATCTCCGAGCCAACCCTGAGAATTATGGAGATGATCCCTCACCTGTTTCACCATGTGCCCATCCATGAAAAGGACGCACTGCGCAG ATTAATATACAGCAAGCACAACTCTCCTGTCGAACATCCTGGCAGCAGCTCCTCTCTGGCTGGACTCCAGGATTACTCAGCAGCTGTCCCAAGTATCCCACATGAGGTGGTCCAGCTGAACCCTGAAGAGGATGTTAAACCACCGCCAGACCTCCCCATCCTCTCCACACGCACAGAGCCAGGGCTGGACGGAGACCAGGAGCGGGAGGGGGAGCAGGACTTGGGCAGCGTCCATGATTACGAAGCATCCCTGTCCCCTGTCCCTTCCTCCGTTAATATTCCCCTTTCCAACTCGCCGCTGCCCTTAGGCCACGACCTCTACCCAAACGACATCTACCCTCACCACGAGCCCGAAAGGTTTCGCCCTCTACATCTAGCCAAAGAGGAGCATGAGATGGTGTTAGCCAATCACAGGAAGGTTGCCATGTACCTAgaagagaagagggaggggcTGAAGAGGAAACAGGACCTGGAGGAAGAACTTCTGAGAGCCAAGATCAAAGTGGAGAAACTAAAGGCTGCTCGACTGAGACACGGACTGCCAATTCCTCTATAA